CCCTTGGTACAACACCAGAAATATCAACCAAATCAGAATATTGCACAATCATAGGATTATGTGTTTATTAGTATGGATGAACTATCAATATTGCGATCGCTTGCAAACACTAATCGAAGCATCTATCACTCCAAATTAGTGCAAGCCCAAAAAGCAGTAGATCGCATCCTCGAAAACAGTGTAAAAATTCTCAATTACGATGCGGACACAGGAAATTACAGAGCGCAAAATACCGCAGGACAAATATTTTCAGCACGCGCAATTTCTAATGGTGTGTTTGCAATTGGCGACCAAGTAAGCCTCGTAGCGCCAGTGGGAGGAATACCAATCATTGATGCTATGCCGAGATAAAAGTGACTATTCAAACTGGATATGCGATCGCCGATATCGCCACATTAAAAGCCTTAACCAGTAGCCAGCGAACTGATGGTTACTCACGCCAAGTAAAAAGCGATGCCAATGGCTTGCCTAGCTGGTACACGTTCATTAGTGCCAGCAGCGCTACTGGTGATGATGATTTGGTATTGCTGCCCAACGACAGCCCTAGTACTGGACGATGGCTTAAAAGTGGGGGCGCTGGGGGCGGCGCAAGCTTCGGAGGGCAAATCATTTGCACTTCTGGTTGTACTACAGCAGCAGGTGGGAGTGGCAAGGCGTTTCAATTTTACGCACCGCAAACTAATCTAGGGCTGATAATTCAGCCTAGTTTTGGTATCAGTATTCAGTCGGGTAGTAATGCGATCGCCATCTACAGATGGTCGGCGGAACCCAATACTGGAATGTCTGGGAAAGAAGCTACCCCAATTGCTCAATTACCCAATACTGGGGGCAAATTCAATCTCACAATTAATTCTACCTATAAATGGGTTTCAATATTTGCGAAAAATCCAGCTAATAGCAATTATTTAGATGGGGTTTGTTTTGTAGTTACTGGCAACGTAATTACTTTATTAGGGTATTCGTAATGATTAATAGATTAGCTTGTAAAATATTTGCAAAAATTTTTATAAAATTGCCTCACAATTTAATGCTTGATATTCTCAAGCGATTGGAGATTGGGGTTTATTTATTCTGTCGTCGCCAGTCAGCTTTATATCCCGGATTAAAGGATTTATTGGAAAGTCTTGCAGTAAGCGAATACAACCACGCTCAAGCTTTTGCAACCCTTGGTAACTCAAAGATTCATTTGCCAGCACAGCATTTAATGAATAAAGAAGAGTCCTTGGGCTGGAATCGTTTAACCTGGGGTGATGGTGATTGGGGAGAGCCTGTAGATGGTATCAGTACTCGGTTTTTGAGTTCTAGGTTATTTTTTAAAGGGCTAACAGCATCCTCTTATGACTTGCCCAATAAACTTGCATTTATGCACGTTTTAGAAGAATTGCAAACTATATTTTATGGAGAATTAATTAAGGTTTGCTCAAGCGATATTAGGAAGATTTTAAATAAAATCATGCTTGATGAGAAGGAGCATTCTGATAGTTTATTGGGGGCATTACAAGCTATTAATCCTGAGTGGTACGGGTTAATTGAGTCTTGGCGATCGCGTCTAAGAATTGCGTTACTTCTCTTGCCAGTTGATTTGTTTTTATATTTTGTTAACCATGTTTTGCGAGTAGCTCTTTGGGTGTGCCTTGGTTAAGTCATTAGTCATTGATCATTGGTCATTAGCTATTCTCCCCCTACTCCCCTTTATCTATACGGGAAATCTGAAAGCGTTCGTATAAGCGTGATGCTTAACTATGGCTACTGAATTAGATTTACCACTTCCATCTCCCGAAACCAAACAGTATTCTGACGAGGAAATTACTAAAATCCTCAACACAGCCCAAGCCACTCGTAAAGAGCGAGACGCAGCGGCTCAAAGGGCTAAAGAATTAGAAACGAAAGTTGCGGAACTTTCCACAAACTTAGAAAAAATTAAGGGTATCGACCCTAATAAATATCAAGAATTAGAAAAACTAGCCCAGACTTACGAAGAACGCAAGCTCGAAGAACAGCGCAATTTCTCAGAACTTAAAGATATCTGGGGCAAGGAAAAAACAACACTTGTCCAGCAGGTTCAGCAGTTACAAGAGAATCTGAAGCAAACCCAGATTGTTAATGCTTTAGAGAAAAGCTTTTATGCGACTGGCGGCAAAAGTGGCAGAGACGATGATGGCTACACGTACTTTGACTTGATACGCGATCGCGCCGCAAATTATATCGTCCTTGATGAACAGGGAAAAATCACCATCATTGACCCACGCGATAAAACGCCACTCAGGGATACCAAGGGCGCGAATTTCACAGTTGATGATTTGATGCTGAAGCTTCGTTCCGGTGGCCCCACGGCTTCACTGTTTGATCCAATTGGCAATGGTGCAGGAAGCGGGATGACTCGAAGCCAGCACGGGACACAAAATCCTGCAATGCTGCGAGAACAAATCATGGCATTGCCTCGCAGTGAACGCATAGCAAAGGCTAGGGAACTAGGAGTTAAGTAGACAGAAATATCCAAACTGAGTGACTCAGTTTTTGCGAGACAGCTTTAGGCGTGATGCCAAGGCGGACATAGACACCATTAATTTAGGCATCACGCATCATGGCAATGACTCTTTTGGAGGCAGCAAAACTTGCTCCCTCCATCCAAACTGCAACAATTATTGAAGAATATGCCGCATCCTCTGATATCCTTCGCGCCATTCCTTTTGAAGATGTAGCGGGAACGGGTAAACACTACAACCGCGAAGATAAGCTTCCTGGTGTAGGTTTCCGGGGCATCAACGAAGGCTACAAAGAATCAGTCGGCGTACTAAATCCCCAGTCTGAGGCGCTCAAAATCTTTGGCGGCGACTTGGATGTAGATCGCGCCATCATTGACATGCAAGGCGATCAAGTGCGCTCTGTGCATGAAATGCAGAAGGTGAAAGCCCTTGCACTATCCTGGACTTACAACTTCATCAAAGGGGATTCAACTATTGATTCGCGTGGATTTGATGGGTTACAAGTGCGTTTAACTGGTACGCAATTAATCTCCAATAATGATGCTGGCGGCCCGCTTTCTTTAGAAAAACTTGACCAACTTATCGACCAAGTAGACACGCCCACCCACTTAATCATGGGCAAATCTGCACGCCGAAAGCTAAATCAAGCAATCAGAAATCGCACAATTTCAGGTGACATTGATTTTAGCCAAGATGAATTTGGTAATCGCGTAATGCATTACAACGGACTACCAATCTTGATCGCCGATTACGACAACAACGGTGGAATCATCTTGGATTTTACCGAAACAAGTCCCGATGGCACTTCTAGCACTCAATGCCAAAGCATTTATTGCGTTTGTTTCAAGGAAATGATGCTCAATGGCATTCAAGGTGCGGTTGATGGTGTGTATGGCGTCTCCACCCGCGATCTAGGTGAACTGGAAACCAAGCCGGTATTCAGAACACGGGTGGATTGGTACACAGCGATCGCCTGTTACCACGGTCGCGCAGCTGCTCGGTTGTATGGGATTACCAACGCTGCGCCCATCTCTTAGTTGTTGAAAAATTTTTCATCAATGGATTGACTCTAGTCCGATCCAAAATCCAAAATCCAAAATCCAAAATCCAAAATATGGCTCGTTCAACTATCGCCAACCGCCGCGCGATCTTGCTAGATGCAAGTTTGATTTTACGCGACTTCACCACCGCCGTAGCTATCAGTGCTACTACTGCCGAAACTGCGATCAGCAACACGAATGTCGCTGAACTTCTCTACTACAAAGCAGTTATCGATGTTGCTGCTCACACTGGGTATGCAGCTGGAAGCGCACAATGGACAATCACCATTGAAGCCTCCGCCGATAACTCTACTTTTATCCCCGTTGGCACTGTTATCCCCACTGGCATTGCCAATCGCTTCCAAATTCCACTGAGTGGTGAATGGGTAGAGAAAAATCTTCCTGCTGCTAGCTACACCAACATTATTTACGTTCGCGCCAAAGCCACAAAAACTGGCAGCCCTGGCAACTTGAATTATGGAGCATTTTTGACAGCATGAGCGCTCCAGTAACTCTCTACAGTCCAGATGGTAAGCGCACTCGCGAGATTGCGGCGATTGACTCACCTGGATGGATTCAAGCAGGTTGGTCAAAATCTCCTGTCGTGGTAGCAGCTACTCCGGCTGAAGTTGCTTCTTTGCCGGAACCTACTCCGGTTGAAATTGCTTCTTTGCCGGAGCCTACTCCCGCAGCCCAGCCCCAAACAAAATATAAGCGGAATGACATATCAAGAGACGGCGTACCAGAAAACTAACATTGTTGATAGCGACGGCAATGTTATTAACTCTTTTGGTGGTAGTGGCGGGGGTGGTGATGCCTCTGCCACAAATCAACAAAGCCAGATTGATCTAGAAACGGAAATACGCGATCGCTTGCCTTCTGCCTTAATAAATGGCTACTTTCCTGTAATACAGCCTTCATTAGTAATTACTGATATTACTGGAACCGTTTCCAATAGCGGAGATAACACGATCGCGGCAACCCCAGGCGCGGGACTATCAATTCACATCACACGCTTGCTAATTCAAAATCAAACAACGACAGAAACTACAATTATTCTGAAAGATTCAAGTGGTAACAAATTACCAATTCTAGCACCGACAAAGGGCGATGGAATTGCACAGGTTTATTCTGAAAGAAGCGAAATAAAACTGGCACAAAACAGCCCACTAATTTTAAATCTAAGTGGCGCAAACTCTATAAGTTATTCAATCGGGTATTACGTGGGGACTTAAATGGTTAATGTAATTGAAATTCTTAAAAGTGAGTTAGCCAAATCTGAATATACAGCACTCGTTCAATCACAAGATTATCCAGCAATTGCCAGCCTACTGAATAAGAAACCTTTGATCCCTAATCCTGTCGGACAAATAACAGTTGATAAGTTACCGACAATCTTGGAACTATTTGCAGCGATCACACCCGCAGAAGCGATCGAAATATACAAAATACCCGGATTGGTTGCGGATATCAGAGTTGCAGCAGATTCAAAGAATAAGGCTTCATTACAAGCATACTTAGTAATAGTTTCTGGGCTACTAAGTCAACAATCGAAAGATGCAGTTCAGATTTTGCTAAATCAAACACAGCTAGATCCTAATTATCAATCGCAAATTCCAGGACAATCAAAAGCTGAACAATTGGGAGTATACCCCGTATCACCATCACAAGTTCAAGAAGCGCTAAATTAAATGGCTATTTTAGGAAGCGGGCTATTACCTACACGTCTTGGTTTTACAGGCGATCCATTCTTTAGTAATGTAGTATTCGGATGTCACTTTGAAACTTTAACTGATATTAGGGGTCATACGATTACAGGGAGTGCAGTAATTAGTTCTGATCAGAAGTATTTTGGGAATAGTTCACTATTTTGCAATGGATCTCTCTTTTCTTATATAGGAGTAGAAGATCCAGATAATAATTTTTCTGTAGAAACAGACGAAAATTTTACTTTTGATACTTTTGTAAGATTTCCGAGTTTAGGGACAACTAACTATTTCCACCCCTTTATAGAACTTGGAAACCCTTCATCTACAGGTTTTAGAGTTGGCTATTTTAACGCAAGTTCTCCATCAATTGAATTAATTATTGATAATAGCCCATATTATTTTAGCTGGGCACCATCTATTGATACATGGTATTACTTCTCGGTAGAAAGAAGTAGAGGTGCTATCTACTTAAAAGTAGATAGCACCCAAATAGGATCGGATATCATCAATCCTTCTCCTATAGTCGCAACTTTAAACAATTCGATTGGAGCTTCTATTTTAAATATTTCGCAAAGAGCAATTTGTTATTTTGATGACATGAGGCTTACTAAGGCTTATAGAAATATATCAGAAGTTCCGCTAGTAGAGTTTCCTGAGCAATAAGCTATTTCACAGCTTTGATGGCGATCGCAATTGCATCATTTTGGGAGCAACGCTATTCCCAATCCCTCTCATATCAAACGAGTAAGTGCATCTTGATGGCTCATGCCTTTTTGCCGCAATTGCCGATAAGCGAACCGCATATTTTCAGGCACAACACTTTCTAATTTGCGCTCTAGTATCGGTTTAATTGCGCTCAAAATATCGGTTATTTCCCCAGGCACAATTCCGTTGCCCAACATCTTAATGCGCTGAGTTTGAGAAATTGTAATCTCATCCCCTTCTTTGTTGATCCCGATCGCCGTCGAACCAACCTCCCATCCCATTAATTGCTCTGCCTCAGTCGCGTTGATGGGGCGCTCAATGTAGGTTTCGCCCTCATATTCGCGGATTTTGTAAGCTCCAGTTCCAGATTGATGGTTGCCACCAGTGCTTGACAGACTTCGCAGTGTAGGTGCTTCTTCGTGGTAAAGGCGATCGCCCCCAGCAGCACGATAAACAATGGCGTTCCCCTCACCAATAATTTCAGCTAGAGTTTTCAACCCAAGCTTGGGAGTTGTTGCCCGAATATCGCCTGTGCATACCCACAACGAAGATTCGCTCTCGGTTTTGGGGGACGTGTCTATTGCCATTCCTAACTTGCCAATTCCCCACATACCCCACCTCTGCAAACGCATCAAGGATTTTGATGAAGTCTTGCCCCCCTCCACTAGATAAGACTGAATCAACATTTTCCCAGAGTACAAACGGAGGCTGCTTGATTTCCAGGAATCTGATGAACTCAAAAAACAAGCCTGAGCGAGTTCCTTTAATCCCGGTGCGATCGCCTGCAAGGGAGAAATTTTGGCAAGGACTTCCGCCGATGATGATGTCTGGAGTTGGGAGAGTCCTGATAAATTCGTCGCTAATGGTGGTAATGTCTTGCTCGATGAGTAAGACTCCTGGGAATCGCTTGCGGTAGACGGCTGCTGCGTAGAGGTTGTCTTCGATCGCCCACACTGGTCTGTATCCTGCTGCAACTGCGCCTTCTGAGCAGCCCCCTCCACCACAAAAGAGCATTCCTGCTGTAGGTTCTCCCATTGTTTCCAAGCTTCCTCAAATTTTTCAATAGTGTCAAAATCATCTGGATCAGGCGGTTCGTCACCCGCATCATAAAAAATAGTTATCTGCCCATCCTCTTCGATTTGATGTGGCGTTGATCCGAAGTGTGCGGGGTTCCAGGATTCATCCTTAATTTCTTCTAGTAATGGCTGGCTAGATATCTCGTATTTTCCGCCTTTAAGTTTTACTAGAATCCCCGAATTCACGCCCAGTCTTATCGCACTTTTAGCGTAACTAGTTGTGCATCCAAAATGAGCAATTATTTCTTTTTCTGTGGCAGGCTGAGACGACTTGACCAGGTGCTTGCAGAAGCATTGTAAAACGTGCCAATTATCTCTCAAGAAATCTACCAGCACACGAGGATTAAGGTACTTTTCCTTGATTTTGGGTTGAATTTTGAAGCACCTATCACCCCAGGTAATCAGATCGTCTTCATAAGAGCATCGCACGCCGACACTTGACCATTCTTGAGGTGAATCCCAAGGCTCGCCTACCTTAAATTTTGGTTCGAGCTTCCTGAAAAATTTTTCAACAACCTGCCCCTCGATGATTTCACAAACCATCAATAGGTGATGTGGGATAAAAAACTCTTTACCCTCCCACACACCTATTGCCATATCCTGACAAGAGTTTTTGAACTGCCAAGACCAGGGGCATTCCCTCTCGCTAATCCAATCGCCAGGTGCGAGTAGGGCGATATCTTCCGGGGTAGCTGGGCGCTTGGTGAGGCTGGTGAATAATTTTCCGAGGTTGGGCGCAATTGTGGTCATCACTTCGCCTCCACTACTTCTACTTCAAAAGAAGAGAAAGTGGAATCAGTTACCTCAAGCTCCTCATCAAGTTCGTTTCGGTTATAGAGCGCTAGGCAATACTCTCTTACGTCTTCCGTATTATCTGGAATATCAATCTCCGCGTCTCTAGTGATCGTTTCCTCAACTCTAATAATTACTTTCATTGTTTTGGCTCCCACATTGGGCATTGCCGACCAACTCGCTCAAACATCTGCTCAACTTCTACCAAGTACTCGCTCTCAACCTCAATGATTGGTAAAACTTGTTCGCGGATGCCAGTTTCAAAATGACAGCACTCGCCAGAGTAGGAGTACAAACCGCTATCAATTACTGGATGAAATTCTCCCATGAGACAATTGAGACAGGATTTTGCAGTGGTTGTTATCTCCTCAATGGTCTGTTTGTGGTCAACCAGCCAAAGCTCAACCGACAATGCACAACCACCTTCATCATCTCGCTGAATATGAGCGACGTGCTTCACGTCAAAACCCATGAGTTTCGTTTGCCAAAAAAGTGCGCGATGCAATGAAGTACTAGGATCGGTTTCTATAATCAGCAGTGGCTTTTTGGAGCCTCTAATATGGCACTGAATGTGATGATGGTAATCTGGGATCTGTCTATAGGCAAAGCCTTCACAAATCATGATTTTAGCAGGAGTGATCAGGCTGACTTGGGAGCTTATGAGTTCAAGCTGTCTAGCTGAAAAATTCATTCGTAAAGCTCCTCTATCCCAGCTTGAAGTGCCTCTTCTGGATCTGCGTAGCACCCGTGTAAAAGGTCATGCCCAGGAATGCCACTGCCCATTACCCCGCCTGCGATCGCCACCGCATAAGAATAATGATTAACGGTTACGGGATGCGGACACACATTGACTCGCCATTGCCCTCTAGGATTGCCGCTTGATTTGTACCCACACTCCTCAATGATGGGGTTTTTAGAGCAATCATAATCAATGCGCGAGTCTGGAATTTCGTAAATCCCAGTTTGCCCTTTGTAGTCAAAGTGTCTGATGGACTTGGGATTGCTAATTATCCAATCCCAACGAGAATCGCAATCAATACACGTCTCGACTGTCACAATTCCGATAACCTGCCCCAAGGGTAATCGGTTCGCAGGAGGGGTGACGATTCCTGTGTTCTTGAAAAATTTTTCAACATCGAAACTATATGCGGATTTGGCTGCGTGAATTGCTAGCTGGGTAGGGCAATCAATAGGCTCGTAATAGAAAAGGTCTGTGTAATTGGCGTTGAATATAGCCCAGGCTAGAGGGGCTTTGATTGTGATGGCTTTCATGGCTCTCCCATTGGATAATTTTGCATCATGTCTTCAAGTGAAGCTTGGCTTCCATCTGGCAGGTAAGCCCATTTTCCACCTTGCATTGCAAGCACTATTCCTCGCCTTCTTGCCCATTCAAACCAATCGCTCACGTCAGTAGTCACAGCAGTTTTAGCCTTGCTTCCGCTCTTGCAACTATTGATGAATAACCCTGTGGGATTATCGCACCAACCCTCAGCGATCGCCTCTTTGACACGAGCGATCGCACCTGCCACATTACCCCAATATTTCTTAATCACTCCTAAACACGGATCTGGATTAACTCGCAGCCTTTTTAATTCGGTGCAAGTCTCCCTGATTTCCTGTTTTGTGGGTTTTGAATTTGAACTTGCAACAGTCTTATTTTCCGGCGCGGGAAGTAAATCCTCATGAGGATCTATCTCGTCAGTTGAGGAGATTTCTTCATTGTTTTCAACGGAGTGAATAATCTGGGTTTGCTCCCAAGTACTAGTTGCAGTAGCGATTGATTCCCAGTCTGGCTCCTCTTCCTCAACCACTTCCTTTTTTCCCGCAACAGCAGTGTTGTTGTTTTTAAAAAGCTTTAAGTTAGTTTCTAATGTTGGCGGATTATTCGCATTGATAGGCTCATTTTTTGGCCCATCTATGTCAATTTTTTCGCATCGACCGAAAAACAAGATTTTTGGTAGCATATCCAGATACTTCCAGAAGCCCAGTAGTTTTGATAAGATATCCCACTGCGATTTATCAAATTCTATGGGTGGCAACCAGTTAGGATTTAGCCTGTATTTATTGGCTGTATCCTTTGGAAAAAGATTTGCTGGTAATTCATCAACTAGTTTATCTGCTACCAATTCTCTAAGATGTTTGCCAATCGTCTCTCGACAATATCCTAAGATTTTGCCCAGTTCTTCAAGGGTGATTCTTGCCCATTCATGCCCATAAAAATGCTTGCCATCTAACCAAGATAGGATTGCTGCCTTACATTTATGGCGACGATTGAATATCTCAAGGAATTCTTTAAGGATGTTGACTGGGGCGCTGATTTGCCCAAGTGTGAAGGATGCAAAGTTATTCATCGTTCGCTCCCTCTGCCCAGAATCGCGCCAATAATTCTTGTTTTGCATCCTCTATCCTCCAGGTTTCGGAGGGCGTTACCTCACCGATAATTTGCTCCATTTCTTGTCTTTGCTGGAGCTTTGCATCTGCGGAAATCAGTGCAGGATCGATCGCCTCAGACTCTGGATGGAAGCTGAAGTTTTGGTATAGATAGCGAAAATGACGTTTATCTTGTTGTGGTAGTGCCGCCCATGTTCTTGCATCCCATCCTGGCGGGATGAAATCAGATGATGGTGGGAGTATTTTTTGGACTTGGGATTGGAGGCGATCAAAGTTATCTTGTAACTGCTGAATCTGCCGTTGGAGTTGCGGAATTAATTTAGTCGATTGCTTGGCGATCGCTTCACAAGTTAGAAAATATTTTCGGATCTGCTTACCTTCTTCACTCTTCGCCAACATCCCCATTTCTTTGAAGCATTCTACTGTTAAGTAGATATCCTCCCGATGCGTCAAACCTCCGTCTGGAGCCGACTCCACATTACTGTGGAGTCGGTAATCTGTATCTTGATTGAAGTAGCTAATTAGTTTTCTCTTAGCTGAATCTTTGCGGCTGTAGCCCAAAACTTTCCACGCAATCTCAAAATCAACTGGATATTGCTCGGTTGAAAAGTAAAGTTCTTCTGCTGTCTCAAGGGTAAATTTAAATGGTATAATCATATTGCTTTGTGGCTTCGTTTGTAGTGCGTGTTTAATGCTGCGAATGGAGCCTCTTTTTTTGGGTTAAGGTTAACCATTGGTTTGCTCACTCATCAATGCTCTGGCGTACAGAATCGAGTTCACCCTCAATATCATCAAGAGCTTCCTTGATTAATTGATTATCAGATTCCGATTTTTGAAAAGAATCAGTTCTACCAACAAATCTAATTAGTCCGTGCAGCTTGCTGTGTGCCCTTGATAAGGCATAAAAAGCCATTGCATAGTACCAAGGTGAATCAGGTCTGTTGCTCATTTGAATAATGGTTTGCGTTACTTCACTTCAGCCTTCCGTAGGGGCGGAAAGTCAAATTAATTCGCTCAATAAAACACTTGTCATCCTTTGGCAACTGATGAACATAACCCTCTTGACACCCAGGTAGCATGAGCAATAAAGAGCCATGCTCAAGCCAAAAATGAG
This Nostoc sp. C052 DNA region includes the following protein-coding sequences:
- a CDS encoding major capsid protein, whose amino-acid sequence is MAMTLLEAAKLAPSIQTATIIEEYAASSDILRAIPFEDVAGTGKHYNREDKLPGVGFRGINEGYKESVGVLNPQSEALKIFGGDLDVDRAIIDMQGDQVRSVHEMQKVKALALSWTYNFIKGDSTIDSRGFDGLQVRLTGTQLISNNDAGGPLSLEKLDQLIDQVDTPTHLIMGKSARRKLNQAIRNRTISGDIDFSQDEFGNRVMHYNGLPILIADYDNNGGIILDFTETSPDGTSSTQCQSIYCVCFKEMMLNGIQGAVDGVYGVSTRDLGELETKPVFRTRVDWYTAIACYHGRAAARLYGITNAAPIS
- a CDS encoding DNA cytosine methyltransferase, whose amino-acid sequence is MGEPTAGMLFCGGGGCSEGAVAAGYRPVWAIEDNLYAAAVYRKRFPGVLLIEQDITTISDEFIRTLPTPDIIIGGSPCQNFSLAGDRTGIKGTRSGLFFEFIRFLEIKQPPFVLWENVDSVLSSGGGQDFIKILDAFAEVGYVGNWQVRNGNRHVPQNRERIFVVGMHRRYSGNNSQAWVENSS